A portion of the Algisphaera agarilytica genome contains these proteins:
- a CDS encoding polysaccharide deacetylase family protein → MDVPSTWFTIIAPAALFGGSLLGWGMVHPRSRIMGALVHRGWPVGENQKPRVALTFDDGPTPDSTPAVLDALKSVDAPAAFFVIGRNVQRHPHLLRRIHDEGHLIANHTFDHDRQGLWGLNAFWRRQIDLTDDAVYDLLGKRPAMFRPPMGLKHWHMMQEAKFGGHTVVTWSRKALDGKKNPPKKTKILKRLTKARDGDVLLLHDGHEPEYPASRSVTAEAVVPLVNQLRDKGFEIVRLDELLDLPAYQ, encoded by the coding sequence ATGGACGTCCCCTCCACCTGGTTCACCATCATCGCCCCGGCGGCGCTCTTCGGCGGCAGTTTGCTGGGCTGGGGGATGGTGCACCCGCGCAGCCGGATCATGGGGGCGCTCGTGCACCGCGGTTGGCCGGTGGGCGAGAACCAGAAGCCACGCGTGGCGCTGACTTTTGATGATGGACCGACGCCCGACAGCACGCCAGCTGTACTGGATGCGCTTAAGTCCGTCGACGCCCCCGCCGCGTTCTTCGTGATCGGGCGCAACGTCCAACGGCACCCGCACCTGTTGCGACGCATCCACGACGAGGGCCACCTCATCGCGAACCACACCTTCGACCACGACCGTCAGGGCCTGTGGGGCCTCAACGCGTTCTGGCGTCGCCAGATCGACCTGACGGACGACGCGGTCTACGACCTCCTGGGCAAACGCCCGGCGATGTTCCGCCCGCCGATGGGACTCAAGCACTGGCACATGATGCAGGAGGCCAAGTTCGGCGGACACACCGTCGTCACATGGTCCCGCAAAGCACTCGACGGCAAAAAGAATCCGCCCAAGAAAACCAAGATCCTCAAACGCCTGACCAAGGCCCGCGACGGCGATGTGCTGCTGCTCCACGACGGCCACGAGCCGGAGTACCCCGCGTCACGCAGCGTGACCGCCGAGGCGGTGGTGCCGTTGGTCAATCAATTGCGTGACAAGGGATTCGAGATCGTCCGGCTCGACGAACTGCTCGACCTTCCGGCATATCAGTAG
- a CDS encoding MMPL family transporter, with protein MSETPTHEPRGLFAAWARLVTARPLATLLITLLLSTAGLLIALQIKPATGVQDMLADDQPSAVALGKVVGNYALVDDLIVLARLPMHDSESDPDRLIGFAERLEQELADDPMVASLRYRSSEQAAAFIEEVVIPHGLYYLDQDQRAALQQRLTRAAMDEQFAQNAAMIAAPGPAAGRLAKELIRDPLRLRDFLSENAGQFSSGGGGGEFMEGTGAMVSRDGSAIMIRIMGRESAGDLDFTAEFMPRIREAVAAANPDGELRIDYTGAYAIAELSASQTRADMIRSCTGSILLLVVVFIVVYRHPMAFWLLKLPVYAAIVTAFGVYGVLSGRLTPVTAVAGAVLAGLGIDYCVHVLSHHEAVKRSRKDGDDRAAGVHTVAAVGPAVMAACVTSLIGFGAVLSSSVQSLREFALLGMLGLGLALLASITVLPALLATLGPTRFAKHGLSATRFDLAPTVRHVARHPKRYVWLSAVVIVAAGFTVVLGSIDRETGWHSPLAFDSDLHALHPRPHPPLDTQETLAEVFGAAQDSLMILVEGDSPETMLSTARQAQHLLTAGEPIPSGVAGVVGPGTLLPAPLDADLAWNDNEVQRVIDDLRASADAAGFNAGAFGETEDFLRTLLTSGPPTFEDLSAYPELAGMVLPRGQHPPTEGLVLVTLSRPWMTVDDRDATIEAAREKLGMIEMISSHHPPRGSATLTGITVVGYDTQQAIGDHLTKLLLIAAGLVLAWLLIFFRRPGDLVLALVPSFAGVLALVTCAEVFGLTLNAINLIAMPLVVGIGVDDGIFLVAIARRCRKLGENRRVLIDHLAASAHAITMTSVTTGLAFGSLAFTSVPAIRSLGWFTAMGVGAAWAASVLTLLPVLILLYPRKSSLDTLETTLA; from the coding sequence GTGAGCGAGACGCCGACCCACGAGCCACGCGGGCTGTTCGCGGCGTGGGCCCGGCTGGTGACAGCCCGGCCGCTCGCGACGCTGCTCATCACGCTCCTGCTCTCGACCGCAGGCCTGCTCATCGCGTTACAGATCAAACCCGCCACCGGCGTGCAGGACATGCTCGCCGACGATCAGCCCTCCGCGGTCGCGCTGGGCAAGGTTGTGGGCAACTACGCCCTGGTCGACGACCTGATCGTGTTGGCCCGCCTGCCTATGCACGACAGCGAATCTGACCCGGACCGGCTGATCGGATTTGCCGAGCGTCTCGAACAGGAACTCGCCGACGACCCGATGGTGGCCTCGCTGCGTTACCGCTCCTCCGAGCAGGCCGCGGCGTTCATCGAAGAAGTCGTGATCCCGCACGGGCTGTACTACCTCGACCAAGACCAGCGGGCGGCGTTGCAACAACGCCTGACCCGCGCCGCGATGGACGAGCAGTTTGCACAGAACGCCGCGATGATCGCCGCGCCCGGGCCCGCCGCGGGCCGACTCGCCAAAGAATTGATCCGCGACCCGCTTCGGCTGCGCGATTTTCTTTCGGAGAACGCCGGGCAGTTTTCGTCCGGGGGCGGGGGCGGCGAGTTCATGGAAGGCACGGGCGCGATGGTCAGCCGCGACGGCAGTGCGATCATGATCCGCATCATGGGCCGTGAGTCGGCCGGGGACTTGGATTTCACGGCCGAGTTCATGCCGCGCATCCGTGAAGCAGTTGCCGCCGCGAACCCCGACGGCGAATTACGGATTGACTACACCGGGGCCTACGCGATCGCCGAGCTCAGCGCGTCGCAGACCCGGGCCGACATGATCCGCAGCTGCACGGGGTCGATCCTGCTGCTCGTTGTCGTCTTCATCGTGGTGTACCGCCACCCCATGGCGTTCTGGCTGCTGAAGCTGCCGGTGTACGCGGCGATCGTCACCGCCTTCGGCGTCTACGGCGTCTTGTCGGGTCGACTCACCCCCGTCACCGCCGTCGCGGGCGCGGTGCTCGCCGGGCTGGGCATCGACTACTGCGTCCACGTACTGTCACACCACGAAGCGGTGAAGCGGTCTCGTAAAGACGGCGACGACCGCGCGGCGGGGGTGCACACCGTCGCGGCCGTAGGCCCAGCCGTGATGGCGGCATGTGTCACCTCGCTCATCGGCTTCGGCGCGGTGCTGAGCTCGAGCGTGCAGTCGCTGCGCGAGTTCGCCTTGCTGGGCATGCTCGGGCTCGGCCTGGCCCTGCTCGCGTCCATCACCGTGTTGCCCGCCCTGCTCGCCACCCTCGGCCCCACCCGCTTCGCCAAGCACGGCCTCTCCGCCACCCGCTTCGACCTCGCCCCCACCGTCCGCCACGTCGCCCGCCACCCCAAGCGCTACGTCTGGCTGAGCGCGGTGGTGATCGTCGCCGCGGGGTTCACGGTCGTGCTGGGCTCGATCGATCGGGAGACGGGCTGGCACTCGCCACTCGCCTTCGACAGCGACCTTCATGCCTTGCACCCCCGCCCCCACCCGCCGCTGGACACGCAAGAAACCCTGGCCGAGGTGTTTGGCGCGGCGCAGGATTCGTTGATGATCCTGGTCGAAGGTGATTCGCCCGAGACGATGCTCAGCACCGCACGCCAGGCGCAGCACCTGCTCACCGCGGGCGAGCCGATCCCCTCCGGCGTCGCGGGGGTGGTCGGCCCCGGCACGCTGCTGCCCGCACCTCTGGATGCCGATTTGGCGTGGAACGATAACGAAGTGCAACGCGTGATCGACGACCTGCGTGCCTCGGCCGACGCGGCGGGCTTCAACGCCGGGGCCTTTGGCGAAACCGAAGACTTCCTGCGTACGCTGCTGACCAGCGGTCCGCCAACGTTTGAAGACCTGTCGGCCTACCCCGAACTCGCGGGCATGGTGCTGCCGCGTGGTCAACACCCGCCCACCGAGGGCTTAGTCCTGGTCACGCTGAGTCGGCCGTGGATGACGGTGGACGATCGCGACGCCACGATCGAAGCAGCGCGAGAAAAACTCGGCATGATCGAAATGATCTCGTCGCACCACCCGCCTCGCGGCTCGGCCACGCTCACCGGCATCACCGTCGTCGGCTACGACACCCAGCAAGCCATCGGCGACCACCTCACCAAGCTGCTGCTCATCGCCGCGGGCCTCGTGCTGGCCTGGCTGCTGATCTTCTTCCGTCGGCCGGGCGATCTGGTGCTGGCGCTCGTGCCTTCGTTTGCCGGGGTCTTAGCGCTGGTGACCTGTGCCGAGGTGTTCGGCTTGACGCTCAACGCGATCAACCTCATCGCGATGCCACTGGTCGTGGGCATCGGCGTGGACGACGGCATCTTCCTGGTCGCCATCGCCCGGCGTTGTCGAAAGCTTGGCGAGAACCGGCGTGTGCTGATCGATCACCTCGCCGCCAGCGCCCACGCGATCACCATGACCAGCGTCACCACCGGCCTCGCCTTCGGCTCACTCGCCTTCACCAGCGTCCCCGCCATCCGGTCGCTGGGCTGGTTCACCGCGATGGGCGTCGGCGCCGCGTGGGCCGCGTCGGTCCTTACCCTGCTGCCGGTGCTGATCCTGCTGTACCCGCGCAAGTCCTCCCTGGATACGCTGGAGACGACTCTGGCATGA
- a CDS encoding class I adenylate-forming enzyme family protein — protein sequence MGLDLFATLRDHATQRGDEAAVRVIGPLADEHPDLTWAQLDRQVGAVAAQLGDQLPQDAVVMVLGHNRPSRVPVFLGVLHSGRTVFPVDASLTAIEFQQLVDRADVDAIIADDVVLPRLESVGVPVIRTDDLLQHDTEPTPRPTDRSNDAWLLLQSSGTTGGPKIVKRSGPSLDAVAHNVAEAVGLRRDDRVVAAVPLSHSYGIENGMLAPIVAGACALHHVVPADQPGRGFDPTLAVTSGATVLPGVPAMFEMIDRMGAGRGKLRLAYSAGATLPPALANRLEERDGLRLGQLYGSTEIGSVTFDREPHHVGKPMTGVDIRILAPEQPDPSLPLPDGQEGHVAVRGPSMFSRYLGPDELTADSLTDGYFLTGDLGRLDADGALQITGRLKLLIDVGGVKVNPIEVEQVLVSHPQVAECVVVPDPVSPTINRVKAVLTAANGEVDQHVLRSFLRERLAAHKVPRTFEVRAALPKSPTGKVLRRKVQVPA from the coding sequence ATGGGCCTTGATCTGTTTGCCACGCTACGCGACCACGCCACCCAACGGGGCGACGAGGCGGCGGTGCGGGTGATCGGGCCGTTGGCCGACGAGCATCCCGATCTGACGTGGGCGCAGCTCGATCGGCAAGTCGGTGCCGTGGCCGCGCAGCTCGGCGATCAACTCCCCCAAGACGCGGTCGTGATGGTCCTCGGCCACAACCGCCCGTCCCGCGTGCCGGTGTTTCTGGGGGTGCTGCATTCGGGCCGAACCGTCTTCCCGGTCGATGCGTCGCTGACCGCGATCGAATTCCAGCAGCTTGTGGATCGCGCCGACGTCGACGCCATCATCGCCGACGACGTCGTCCTGCCCCGGCTCGAATCGGTGGGCGTGCCCGTGATCCGCACCGACGACCTGCTGCAACACGACACCGAGCCAACGCCCCGCCCCACCGACCGCAGCAACGACGCCTGGCTGCTCCTGCAGAGCTCGGGCACCACCGGCGGCCCCAAGATCGTCAAACGCTCGGGCCCGTCGCTCGACGCGGTGGCCCACAACGTCGCCGAGGCCGTCGGGCTTCGGCGGGATGACCGTGTGGTCGCGGCCGTACCTTTGTCCCATTCCTACGGCATCGAGAACGGCATGCTCGCGCCGATCGTCGCCGGGGCGTGTGCGTTGCATCACGTGGTTCCTGCTGACCAACCTGGGCGCGGGTTCGACCCGACGTTGGCCGTCACCAGCGGCGCGACGGTCCTGCCCGGCGTGCCCGCGATGTTCGAGATGATCGACCGCATGGGCGCGGGCCGTGGCAAGCTACGCCTCGCCTACTCGGCGGGCGCGACGCTCCCGCCGGCCCTGGCCAACCGACTCGAAGAACGCGACGGCCTCCGCCTCGGCCAGCTCTACGGCAGCACCGAGATCGGCTCGGTCACCTTCGACCGCGAACCCCACCACGTCGGCAAGCCCATGACCGGCGTCGACATCCGCATCCTCGCCCCCGAGCAGCCCGACCCCTCGCTCCCGCTGCCCGACGGACAGGAAGGCCACGTCGCAGTCCGCGGCCCGTCGATGTTCAGCCGATACCTCGGCCCCGACGAACTCACGGCCGACAGCCTGACCGACGGCTACTTCCTCACCGGCGACCTCGGCCGACTCGACGCGGATGGCGCCCTCCAAATCACCGGCCGACTCAAGCTGCTCATCGACGTCGGCGGCGTGAAGGTCAACCCGATCGAAGTCGAGCAGGTGCTCGTCAGCCATCCGCAGGTCGCTGAGTGTGTCGTCGTGCCCGACCCGGTTTCGCCGACGATCAACCGCGTTAAGGCCGTGCTCACCGCAGCCAACGGCGAGGTCGATCAACACGTCTTGCGTTCGTTCCTCCGCGAACGCCTCGCCGCGCACAAAGTCCCGCGCACGTTCGAGGTCCGCGCCGCGTTACCCAAAAGCCCGACCGGCAAGGTGCTGCGGCGGAAGGTCCAGGTGCCCGCATGA
- a CDS encoding NAD(P)/FAD-dependent oxidoreductase: protein MNPPDDKLPEVYDTIVLGGGPAGAAAALILARKGRRVVVLEKTTFPRFHVGESLIPEDMKVFEELGLLEEFESLPRFKKNGVEFALGDNSAGSRIKFAQSLTPGAKETFNIERAVLDDAMLSAARRAGAEVRCDCRVEKILQLQDGDVRVQTAQGELRGKYLVDATGQSTVVGRHLKTRQNYTDPSLQKIAYFGHFEHVDRDNALGEDEITMVLCDEGWFWMIPIDETRTSIGLVLDAAVAKQVKRPANQMLAWGIERCPLVRDRVKHAVHPPTNNSISDYSYTCAPFAGPGYFLVGDAATFLDPVFSTGIFLGLEGANEAAHQIDRLLDEKTSPVKAQQQYTQFLRNGTRHFFRLIRAYYNPRFRDLFLNGEGPLSMHRAVIAVLAGQVFPRPSWAVRWRMRAFYACVALQQWLPLVPRRPGFSLLAETPQPATSPQSAELATTPPPSGEVAGEAGRRGQPEYQAAEYSPSPSVAFSDSSPERGAV, encoded by the coding sequence ATGAACCCGCCCGACGACAAGCTCCCGGAGGTGTACGACACCATCGTGCTCGGTGGCGGCCCGGCGGGCGCTGCCGCGGCGTTGATCCTGGCCCGAAAAGGCCGGCGGGTGGTCGTGCTGGAGAAGACCACCTTCCCGCGTTTCCACGTCGGCGAGTCGCTGATCCCCGAGGACATGAAAGTCTTCGAAGAACTCGGGCTGCTCGAAGAATTTGAATCGCTGCCCCGCTTCAAGAAAAACGGCGTTGAGTTCGCGTTGGGCGACAACTCTGCGGGCAGCCGGATCAAGTTCGCTCAGTCGCTCACACCCGGGGCGAAAGAAACGTTCAACATCGAACGGGCCGTGCTGGACGACGCGATGCTCAGCGCGGCGCGGCGCGCCGGGGCCGAGGTGCGCTGCGACTGCCGGGTGGAGAAGATCCTGCAGCTGCAAGACGGCGACGTCCGCGTGCAGACCGCCCAAGGCGAACTGCGTGGCAAGTACCTCGTCGACGCCACCGGGCAATCGACCGTCGTCGGCCGACACCTCAAGACCCGGCAGAACTACACCGACCCGTCGCTGCAAAAGATCGCCTACTTCGGCCACTTCGAACACGTCGACCGCGACAACGCGCTGGGCGAAGACGAGATCACCATGGTCCTCTGCGACGAGGGCTGGTTCTGGATGATCCCCATCGACGAGACCCGCACGAGCATCGGCCTCGTGCTCGACGCCGCGGTCGCCAAGCAGGTCAAACGCCCCGCCAACCAGATGCTGGCCTGGGGCATCGAACGCTGCCCGCTGGTGCGCGACCGCGTGAAGCACGCCGTGCACCCGCCGACGAACAACTCGATCAGCGACTACTCCTACACCTGCGCCCCGTTTGCCGGGCCGGGCTACTTCCTCGTGGGCGACGCGGCGACGTTCCTCGACCCCGTGTTCTCCACCGGCATCTTCCTCGGGCTCGAAGGGGCCAACGAAGCGGCGCACCAGATCGACCGCTTGCTGGACGAGAAAACCTCGCCCGTCAAGGCCCAGCAGCAATACACCCAGTTCCTCCGCAACGGTACCCGGCACTTCTTCCGCTTGATCCGCGCGTACTACAACCCGCGGTTCCGCGATCTGTTCCTCAACGGCGAAGGCCCGCTGTCGATGCACCGCGCCGTCATCGCCGTGTTGGCTGGGCAGGTCTTCCCCCGGCCGTCGTGGGCGGTGCGTTGGCGGATGCGGGCGTTTTACGCCTGTGTCGCGTTGCAGCAATGGCTGCCGCTTGTGCCGCGTCGCCCCGGGTTCTCGCTGCTCGCCGAGACACCGCAGCCCGCAACGAGTCCCCAGTCCGCAGAACTCGCGACAACCCCTCCCCCGTCGGGGGAGGTGGCTGGCGAAGCCGGTCGGAGGGGGCAGCCCGAATACCAAGCGGCCGAGTACTCACCTTCCCCCTCAGTCGCTTTCAGCGACAGCTCCCCCGAAAGGGGAGCAGTTTAA
- a CDS encoding chorismate transformation enzyme, FkbO/Hyg5 family, with the protein MVGRVSYGPRFTHAVVRVAHADILPDLELQHASTAAYRMVRRALDEGLAHHPVRFWNFIPGIVDAAAADGLDRYMVFNAGRFAAFSDWFCAADRDRLAPHIATATGVGHSGTDLIVHCLADRLPGRPIENPRQCAAYRYSQAYGPLPPCFARATLVADDARSDTRRVLVGGTSSILGEDSVHVGNLPEQTRETLDNIDALLCEAGANGLEDLHDVRVYHVHEKDADAILEHVHQRLPHLVGRIEMVHAPLCRPDLGVEIEGMADAR; encoded by the coding sequence ATGGTCGGCCGGGTCAGCTACGGCCCACGGTTCACCCACGCGGTGGTCCGCGTCGCCCACGCCGACATCCTCCCCGACCTCGAACTCCAGCACGCCTCGACCGCGGCCTACCGCATGGTGCGTCGCGCCCTGGACGAAGGCCTGGCCCACCACCCCGTCCGCTTCTGGAACTTCATCCCCGGCATCGTCGACGCCGCCGCCGCAGACGGCCTGGACCGCTACATGGTCTTCAACGCCGGCCGCTTTGCTGCGTTCTCCGACTGGTTCTGCGCCGCCGACCGCGACCGCCTGGCCCCGCACATCGCCACCGCCACGGGCGTTGGACACAGCGGCACGGACCTGATCGTCCACTGCCTGGCCGACCGCCTGCCGGGCCGACCCATCGAGAACCCGCGTCAGTGCGCCGCCTACCGGTACTCGCAGGCCTACGGCCCGCTGCCGCCCTGCTTCGCCCGCGCCACGCTCGTCGCCGACGACGCGCGTTCCGACACCCGCCGCGTTTTGGTCGGCGGCACGTCGAGCATCCTCGGCGAAGACTCGGTCCACGTCGGCAACCTGCCCGAACAGACCCGCGAAACCCTCGACAACATCGATGCCCTGCTCTGCGAGGCCGGGGCCAACGGCCTGGAAGACCTGCACGACGTCCGCGTCTACCACGTCCACGAAAAAGACGCCGACGCAATCCTCGAACACGTGCACCAACGCCTGCCGCACCTGGTCGGGCGCATCGAAATGGTCCACGCCCCGCTCTGCCGCCCCGACCTCGGCGTCGAGATCGAGGGCATGGCCGACGCCCGGTAA